In Bradyrhizobium sp. 170, the DNA window CACCTGAAATCTGCGCGCGCCGTGTCAACTTTGCGTCCCCTTCGATCGGGAACATCTCCGGGCGTGCAGCCGTTAGCCGCGACAAGCTCTGAGGGAGTTCCCAATGAACTGGAAAGGCAAGTGGCGCAATCAATACGGTTCAACCGTCGATATTACCGACGATGCCAACAACCGGATTGCCGGGACGTTCAAGACGGCGCTCGGGGACAGCGGCTTCTACGGGCAGGAAATCCCGGTCGTCGGAATTCACCAGGGCGATTGCATCAGCTTCGTCGCGGGCGGCAAGACGGCTGCGGGCGATGCCGCGGTCTCCTATACCGGACTCGCGCGTGACGGAAAATGGAGACGATGTGGTTCGTGGTCGCGGATGCCGCGATCAAGGCGGCGGAGGAAGGCGCGCCCGGCAAAATCGAAAAGCTGAGCTGGTGGCGCTCGATCATCACCAGTGCCGATACGTTTGAGCGCGTGGTATGATGACTTGTTTTCGTTTTCGGATCGTCGATCGGCGCCACTTCTCTGGCAGCCCATCCCGGAAAATGCGCTAAGCCGGCCGCATCAGCTTCAGCGTGGCGGCCAGCCGCAGGCTGCGCTTGCCCGCCAGCGCAATGGCTTCGAGTTCTGCGCCGGCCTCGTCGCAGGTTCCGGTAAAGCCGATGCCCACCTCATGGCCGCCGAACACGGGGTTTTCGCCTTTCGCCGGCGTGTGCTCCTGATTGAGGATCTCGCCCTTCCAGCGGCCGTCGGCCGAGGAATAGGCGCCGAGGTAATAGAAGAAAGCGTCGCCGCCGAGGATGCGGCCGTCCAGCAGCAGCATGACGCCCGACAAGCCGGCCTTGACGCCGTCGAGTGCGCGAAGCTGGAGGGAATAGAGCCCGTTGATAATCCCGCCCTGCCCGACGGTGCCGACCGGCGGCAACCCCTCGTCGTCGAGCCGCGTCAGCTCGGCCCAGAACAGAGCGCCGGGCCGCGGCGCGGCGCTGCCTTCAAAACGAATCCTGTTGCCTTGCAGCCTGCCCCGCACGCTGATCGCAGCAACGTCGGTGTCCATCAGCGGCTTGTAGTAGGGATCGTCATTGTGACGCTGGGTGATGACTTCGCCGACAATCTCCCCGCCGCTCTCCTGATAGGTGCCGAGATGGGCAAAAGCTGAATTGCCGCCCAGCAGCTTGCCATTGTGCATGCACATGATGCTGCGGCCGAACGCGTCGTTCACGCCATACTCAGCCTTGTAGAGCCCGTTCAGCAACGAAGATGTCCCGCGTTATGGAATTGTCTCGCGGGGCATAGCACCGCCGGAAGCCCGGAACCAGCCGCGTTTTCACACAGATTCAATGCCGTTTGAAATACTGCACGGCGCGCTCGTGCTTTTCCGCCGCCGCGCGGGATTTGAAGGTTCCAAGGTTACGGCGTTTTCCCGTTTTCGGGTTGATTTTGCGGGAATAGAGCCGGTATTCGCCCGATTGCAGTTTTCGGATCATCGAAAGCACCGCTTGTTAGCGAGCCCCCGTCCGCAATAATTGCGCCGCGGGGCCTCTTGTTCCGGGCCGGCTATTGGCGTTGTCTCAGGTCTTGCAATGCCGGATCGCTCTGCCGGCGCGGAATGAATGGGGGCCTCGGTGCAACATTTCTTCCTCTACCTCCTCGCGCTCGGCGCCGGCGTCAGCGTCGTGACGCAACAGGTTCTCAATGGCAGCCTGCGCACGGCGCTGGGCTCGCCGGCCTGGGCGGGGTTGGTCAGTTATGCCGGCGGCCTCATCACCATGATCGTCGCGGTGATCGCGCTTCGCGAACGGGTGCCGTCGTGGAAGACTGTCGTCGATGTGCCGTGGTACGCGTGGTCGGGCGGCGTATTCGGCGGCGCTTTCATCCTGCTGGCAATCCTGCTGTTGCCCTCGCTCGGCGCGGCGACACTGTTTGCGCTGGTCGTCGCCGGCCAGGTGCTCGCTGCGGTGACGCTGGATCATTTCGGCGCGTTCGGCTTGACGCCTCATCCGATCGGCGCCGCGCGGCTCGCAGGCGCGGCTCTCCTGATTGCCGGCGTCGTCTTGATCAGGGAGTGAAAATCAAGGCTCCAGGCCACTCTCGCGCAACGCCGGTGCGACCTCGAGCGACGCAAGAAACCGCAGCAACCGGTCTGCTTCGGCCGGCTTGTTCGCCGCCGCCATACGTCCCGCCGAAAACACCGCGGGCGTTTGCAACGCGTGTGGAATGGGACCGACGACCTCGATCCCTCCCACCTGCTTCAACTCACTGATCTGCTGGACCGCGAGATCGGCCTCGCCGGTTAGGAGCTTCTCGGCGGTAAAACCCTGCTGGATGATCTGCGCCTTTGCATCGATCTCAACGGCAATGCCGAGCCGCTCGATCAGCTTTGCAAACAGAATGCCGCTGGCGCCGAGCCGCGAATAGGCCACCGAGCGCGCGCCGAGCAACGCCGCGCGCAGTGCAGCCTCGGTCGAGAGATCGGGATGGGCCGCGCCGGCTTTCACAGCGATGCCGACAAACGATCGCGCGAGATCCACGCAGCTTTCCGCCGCCACGCGCCCCTCGCGTGCGACCTCGTCGAGCCCCTCGCGGGTCAGGATGACGACGTCGGCGGCCTCACCGGCGCGCAACCGCTCCAACAGCGCCAATGTCGGAGCGAAATCGGCGTCGATGCGTGCGCCGCCGGCCGCCTGATACTGGCCGGCCAGACCGTGGATGGCGCCCTTCAACGCCAGCGTCGAGAGCACGCGCACGGTATCGTTCATCGTCGCTACACCCGGTGCATCAGCTTGAGCACCGCGGTCATGCGGAGGCTGCGCTTGCCGGCGAGCGCGGTCGCCTCGAGTAGCGCGCCCCCCTTGTCGCAGGTACCGGAAAAGCCGATGCCGACTTCATGGCCGCCGAAGACGGGGTTCTCACCCATCGCGGGCGTATGCTCCTGATTGAGGATCTGGCCTTTCCAGCGGCCATTCTCCGAGGTGTACGTGCCGACGTAGTAGAAGGATGCGTCGCCGCCGAGGATGCGCCCCTCATTGAGCAGCATCACACCGGTCAGGCCGCCTTCGACGCCGTCGAGCAGGCGAACGTGGATGGAATAGAGGCCATTGACGACGCCCCCCTCGCCGACGCCACCGGCGATCGGTATGGCGTCCTGCTCGATCGGCGTCATCACCGAGTGGAACCCCACGCCGGGCAGTTCCTTCAAGCCCCCTTCAAAACGATAGAGGTCTCCGTCAGCCCTGCCCTTCGCCAGCAGGGTGGCATCGTCGGTGCCGGCCATCGCGCGATAAGCCGGGTCCGGGTTATGGCGGACGGTCTGGATCACGATGTCGACGCCGTCGTCCCGCTTTTCGTACGTGCCGATATGGGCAAAGGCCGAATTGCCGCCGAGCATCCTGCCGTCGCGCGCATACATCACGCTGCGGCCGACCGCAGCGCCAAGCTGAAACCTGACTTTGTAAAATCCCTCAAACAATGCCGTGTCCCCGGCAAGCCCACCGCCGTTGTCTAGCGCGCTTCACAACGCAGGGAAACGGCCTTGAACCGGCGTATTTGAATCAATCTCATCAAGACGCTGTGTCATCAAAACGCAATGATCCGCCAAGGCGGTTTCGCCTTGGCGGATCAGCTTTGCAGCCCGGGCACCCCCGGGTCATATCGTCGGTCCTTAGGTCGTAGGTCCCCTTAGGCCGCAGCCGCCTTGGCGCCGGTCGGGACTTCAGCGATGGTCTTCAGGATCTGGGAAGCGATCTGGTATGGGTCGCCCTGCGAGTTCGGACGGCGGTCTTCCAGATAGCCCTTGTATCCGTTATTGGCGAAGGAGTGCGGAACGCGGATCGAGGCGCCGCGATCGGCAATGCCGTAGCTGAACTTGTTCCAGGGGGCGGTCTCGTGCTTGCCCGTCAGGCGCTTGTCGTTGTCCGGCCCATAGACGGCAATGTGGTCCATGAGATTCTTGTCAAAGGCCGCCATCAGCTTCTCGAAGTATTCCTTGCCGCCGACTTCGCGCATGAACTTGGTCGAGAAGTTGGCGTGCATGCCCGAGCCGTTCCAGTCGGTGTCGCCGAGCGGCTTGCAGTGGAACTCGATGTCGATGCCGTAAGATTCGGTGAGACGCAGCATCAGGTAGCGCGCCATCCACATTTCGTCAGCGGCCTTCTTGGAGCCCTTGCCGAAGATCTGGAATTCCCACTGGCCTTTCGCCACTTCGGCGTTGATGCCTTCGTGGTTGATGCCGGCGGCGAGGCAGAGGTTGAGGTGCTCTTCGACGATCTTGCGCGCGACGCTACCGACGTTCGAGTAACCGACGCCGGTGTAGTACGGG includes these proteins:
- a CDS encoding avidin/streptavidin family protein, coding for MNWKGKWRNQYGSTVDITDDANNRIAGTFKTALGDSGFYGQEIPVVGIHQGDCISFVAGGKTAAGDAAVSYTGLARDGKWRRCGSWSRMPRSRRRRKARPAKSKS
- a CDS encoding GrlR family regulatory protein translates to MLNGLYKAEYGVNDAFGRSIMCMHNGKLLGGNSAFAHLGTYQESGGEIVGEVITQRHNDDPYYKPLMDTDVAAISVRGRLQGNRIRFEGSAAPRPGALFWAELTRLDDEGLPPVGTVGQGGIINGLYSLQLRALDGVKAGLSGVMLLLDGRILGGDAFFYYLGAYSSADGRWKGEILNQEHTPAKGENPVFGGHEVGIGFTGTCDEAGAELEAIALAGKRSLRLAATLKLMRPA
- a CDS encoding DMT family transporter; this translates as MGASVQHFFLYLLALGAGVSVVTQQVLNGSLRTALGSPAWAGLVSYAGGLITMIVAVIALRERVPSWKTVVDVPWYAWSGGVFGGAFILLAILLLPSLGAATLFALVVAGQVLAAVTLDHFGAFGLTPHPIGAARLAGAALLIAGVVLIRE
- a CDS encoding substrate-binding domain-containing protein is translated as MNDTVRVLSTLALKGAIHGLAGQYQAAGGARIDADFAPTLALLERLRAGEAADVVILTREGLDEVAREGRVAAESCVDLARSFVGIAVKAGAAHPDLSTEAALRAALLGARSVAYSRLGASGILFAKLIERLGIAVEIDAKAQIIQQGFTAEKLLTGEADLAVQQISELKQVGGIEVVGPIPHALQTPAVFSAGRMAAANKPAEADRLLRFLASLEVAPALRESGLEP
- a CDS encoding glutamine synthetase beta-grasp domain-containing protein, translated to MTKYKLEYIWLDGYTPTPNLRGKTQIKEFDKFPTLEQLPLWGFDGSSTMQAEGHSSDCVLKPVAVYPDAARENGALVMCEVMMPDGKTPHASNKRATILDDEGAWFGFEQEYFFYKDGRPLGFPSDGYPAPQGPYYTGVGYSNVGSVARKIVEEHLNLCLAAGINHEGINAEVAKGQWEFQIFGKGSKKAADEMWMARYLMLRLTESYGIDIEFHCKPLGDTDWNGSGMHANFSTKFMREVGGKEYFEKLMAAFDKNLMDHIAVYGPDNDKRLTGKHETAPWNKFSYGIADRGASIRVPHSFANNGYKGYLEDRRPNSQGDPYQIASQILKTIAEVPTGAKAAAA